DNA from Metabacillus flavus:
ATGTATTTTAGCATGTTTTCATTTAATTAGGAATGATCCTGCTTCTATGTATGTGTCGCCATTTTCTGCAAAAGCTTTTGTTTAGAAAACAGGGCACGATCAAGTCGCGCCCTGTCAGCTATTTTATATTATGCAGCGTTTTTGCTGTTTTCCACTAGGAAATCGATCGCTTTGCGGATTTTCAGATCCTCTTTCACTGCATCGGTAGAACCAAGTGCCTGTTTGATGCTGTCTACCGGCATGTTGTACATTTCAGCCATTTTAGAAAGCTCTTCTTCCACTTCAGCATCCGTTACTTCAAGGCTTTCAGCTGAAGCTACCGCTTCAAGAGTAAGGTTGAATTTCACACGCTTCGCAGCATCTTCGTTCATTTGCTGTTTAAGTGCTTCTTCATCCTGACCTGAGAATTGGAAGTACAGTTCAAGGTTCATGCCTTGCATTTGAAGGCGCTGTTCGAATTCTTTCATCATGCGCTCTACTTCGCTGTCAATCATAACCTGTGGAATTTCCACTTCTGCATTTTCAGCAGCTTTTTCTACAAGTGCGTCGCGCAGCTTGTTTTCAGCTTCAGTTTTGCGTGTTTCCTGAAGGCGCTCTTTTGTTTTTGCTTTAAGCGCTTCAAGCGTTTCTACTTCTTCATCAACATCTTTAGCGAATTCATCATCAAGCTCAGGAAGCTCTTTCGCTTTGATTTCATGAATTTTCACTTTGAATGTTGCAGCTTTTCCAGCAAGGTCTTCAGCGTGGTACTCTTCTGGGAATGTTACTTCCACATCTTTCTCAGCACCCGTTTCAAGTCCTACAAGCTGCTCTTCAAAACCTGGAATGAAAGAACCAGATCCAATTTCAAGAGAATAGTTGTCCGCTTGTCCGCCTTCAAATGCTTCACCATCTACGAAGCCTTCAAAGTCCATAACAACTGTGTCTCCATCTTCGATCTTGCCTTCTTCTTTCACAACAAGTTCAGCTTGGCGCTCCTGAAGCTGTTTCAATTCCTGATCTACATCTTCGTCTGTTACTTCAGCATCGTCCTTGTCAACTTCAAGGCCTTTATAATCCCCAAGTTTCACTTCAGGCTTTACTGTTACTTTTGCTGTAAAAGTAAGAGTTTCGCCTTTACCCATGGAATCGATGTCGATTTCAGGGCGGTCAATTGGTTCGATCGCAGTCTCGTC
Protein-coding regions in this window:
- the tig gene encoding trigger factor codes for the protein MSAKWEKLEGNQGILTVEVDAETFDNALDEAFKKVVQQVSIPGFRKGKVPRSLFEQRFGVESLYQDALDILLPVEYGKAIDETAIEPIDRPEIDIDSMGKGETLTFTAKVTVKPEVKLGDYKGLEVDKDDAEVTDEDVDQELKQLQERQAELVVKEEGKIEDGDTVVMDFEGFVDGEAFEGGQADNYSLEIGSGSFIPGFEEQLVGLETGAEKDVEVTFPEEYHAEDLAGKAATFKVKIHEIKAKELPELDDEFAKDVDEEVETLEALKAKTKERLQETRKTEAENKLRDALVEKAAENAEVEIPQVMIDSEVERMMKEFEQRLQMQGMNLELYFQFSGQDEEALKQQMNEDAAKRVKFNLTLEAVASAESLEVTDAEVEEELSKMAEMYNMPVDSIKQALGSTDAVKEDLKIRKAIDFLVENSKNAA